A genomic stretch from Hemibagrus wyckioides isolate EC202008001 linkage group LG02, SWU_Hwy_1.0, whole genome shotgun sequence includes:
- the nkx3-2 gene encoding homeobox protein Nkx-3.2 has protein sequence MAVRSSSLMPFSIQAILNRKGEEEEEEEEEEEEEKDEEGRRRLKELDMCFSKSACWKIFGGTHEEEDRDRGQRERERERARVAASHHKSYDSDSGLSEDHHHDHHHLDDEREAKSNSGREERDGCESRALDESFHDETDRESTAADQARELSDCELLASVSDCNNAEEKVSEQPGGKQRKKRSRAAFSHAQVFELERRFSHQRYLSGPERADLAASLKLTETQVKIWFQNRRYKTKRRQMAASSAASAAAADLLLPAAKRVAVKVLVRDDRRQYSPGELLLLRPPPLLALQPPSSSSSPSSYCYYYHPHAYCAPAWTLSASACAGNQ, from the exons ATGGCCGTGCGCAGCAGCTCCTTGATGCCTTTCTCCATTCAGGCCATTCTAAACAGAAAaggggaggaagaggaggaggaagaagaagaagaagaagaagaaaaagacgaAGAAGGAAGGCGCCGACTGAAAGAGCTAGACATGTGTTTTTCGAAAAGCGCGTGCTGGAAAATATTCGGAGGAACGCACGAGGAGGAGGACAGGGATAGGGggcagagggagagggaaagggagagagcgCGCGTGGCGGCGAGCCACCACAAGAGCTATGACTCAGACTCTGGGCTCAGCGAGGACCACCACCACGACCACCACCACCTCGACGATGAACGTGAGGCGAAAAGCAATTCGGGGCGCGAGGAACGGGACGGATGTGAATCGCGCGCGCTGGATGAGAGTTTTCACGACGAGACTGACCGAGAGTCCACTGCTGCGGATCAAGCGCGAGAGCTGAGTGACTGCGAGCTCTTAGCCAGCGTGTCCG ATTGTAATAACGCGGAGGAAAAGGTCTCCGAGCAGCCCGGCGGAAAGCAACGCAAGAAACGCTCTCGCGCAGCCTTCTCTCACGCGCAGGTGTTCGAGCTCGAGCGCCGCTTCAGCCACCAGCGCTACCTGAGCGGACCGGAGCGCGCGGACCTGGCGGCGTCGCTGAAGCTGACGGAGACCCAGGTGAAGATCTGGTTCCAGAACCGCCGCTACAAAACGAAGAGGCGCCAGATGGCCGCGAGCAGCGCCGCATCCGCCGCCGCCGCCGACCTCCTCCTGCCCGCCGCCAAGCGCGTGGCCGTCAAAGTGCTCGTGCGCGACGACCGCAGGCAGTACTCACCCGGAGAGCTGCTGCTCCTGCGCCCGCCGCCGCTCCTCGCGCTCCAGCCgccatcttcctcttcctcccctTCATCATACTGTTACTACTATCACCCGCACGCATACTGCGCGCCCGCCTGGACCCTGTCCGCGTCCGCGTGCGCCGGGAACCAGTGA